From a single Hymenobacter sp. YIM 151500-1 genomic region:
- a CDS encoding NADH-quinone oxidoreductase subunit N has protein sequence MNSIILLSVLGLGNLFLGFRRSNRLLLPAAMLMLGLVLTVNFLDWGSGPQSFFSGMLVVNDFSVAFTGIVVLTALVLIPFSQKYVHDGEANLAEYYSLLLFSLVGAIMLVSYNHLLMLFLGIEILSVAMYVLAGSDKRNLRSNEAALKYFLMGAFFTGVLLFGMALVYGATGTFVLEDIRFAVQNPVNDSLTPMLYIGMLLMLVGIGFKVSAAPFHFWTPDVYEGTPTFFAAFMSTVVKTAGFAAFLKLLVQAFPAASAQGLWLPTLTAMCVLTLLIGNVGAVTQTSAKRMLAYSSVSHAGYLLVALVAFNGELEGPSANGIFFYSLAYSVATVAAFAVLKLVADQRQREDYNGLNGLARTNPLLAFVMTVAMLSLAGIPLTGGFFGKFFVFSAAVENGYIGLVVFAVVMSMVSIYYYLRPIIAMYMRPADDTTAAPIPVTTFQSGALLLLALLTVVLGVLPGLVSGIL, from the coding sequence ATGAATTCCATCATTCTGCTTTCCGTTCTGGGCCTGGGCAACCTGTTTCTGGGGTTCCGGCGCTCCAACCGGCTGCTCTTGCCGGCGGCCATGCTCATGCTGGGCCTGGTGCTGACCGTGAATTTTCTGGACTGGGGTTCGGGCCCGCAGTCGTTTTTCAGCGGTATGCTGGTCGTCAACGACTTCTCGGTGGCCTTCACGGGCATCGTGGTGCTGACGGCGCTGGTGCTGATTCCCTTCTCCCAGAAGTACGTGCACGACGGCGAGGCCAACCTGGCCGAATACTACTCGCTGCTGCTGTTTTCGCTGGTGGGCGCCATCATGCTGGTGAGCTACAACCACCTGCTGATGCTGTTTCTGGGCATTGAGATTCTGAGCGTGGCCATGTACGTGCTGGCCGGTTCCGACAAGCGCAACCTACGCTCCAACGAAGCTGCCCTGAAGTATTTCCTGATGGGCGCGTTTTTCACCGGCGTGCTGCTGTTCGGGATGGCGCTGGTGTACGGGGCCACGGGCACGTTCGTGCTGGAAGACATTCGCTTTGCGGTGCAGAACCCGGTGAACGACTCACTCACGCCCATGCTCTACATCGGCATGCTGCTTATGCTGGTTGGCATTGGCTTCAAGGTATCGGCCGCGCCCTTCCACTTCTGGACGCCCGACGTATACGAGGGCACGCCCACGTTCTTCGCGGCGTTTATGAGCACGGTGGTGAAGACGGCTGGTTTTGCGGCCTTCCTCAAGCTGCTAGTGCAGGCGTTTCCGGCCGCTTCGGCCCAGGGCCTATGGCTGCCCACGCTCACGGCCATGTGCGTGCTGACGTTGCTTATCGGCAACGTGGGCGCCGTGACGCAAACCAGCGCCAAGCGCATGCTGGCCTACTCCAGCGTGTCGCACGCCGGCTATTTGCTTGTTGCGCTGGTGGCGTTCAATGGGGAGCTGGAAGGCCCCTCGGCCAACGGCATCTTTTTCTATTCCCTGGCTTACTCGGTGGCTACGGTGGCTGCCTTTGCGGTGCTGAAGCTGGTAGCTGACCAGCGCCAGCGCGAGGACTACAACGGCCTGAACGGCCTGGCCCGCACCAACCCGCTGCTGGCTTTTGTGATGACCGTGGCCATGCTGTCGTTGGCTGGTATCCCGCTCACGGGTGGCTTTTTTGGTAAGTTCTTCGTGTTTTCGGCCGCTGTCGAAAACGGTTATATCGGGCTGGTGGTGTTTGCGGTGGTGATGTCGATGGTGAGCATCTACTACTACCTGCGCCCCATCATTGCCATGTACATGCGCCCTGCCGACGACACCACGGCGGCACCCATACCTGTTACAACTTTTCAGTCGGGGGCGCTGCTCCTGCTGGCTCTACTAACGGTGGTGCTGGGCGTGCTGCCGGGCCTGGTGAGCGGTATTTTGTAG
- a CDS encoding OmpA family protein, producing the protein MDTISFLYSNPLSMSQNLLDLVQNYFGGDTTRQVSTALGENESSIGAALRSGVPLVLGALFTRAQQPGGTADLLHLARQAHGSNLLGNLSSLLGGTAAAGTAAQAVDKDLLSRGTELLRSGLGLHYAPAVEEVSQAAGVRPATTSSLLSMAVPVVLGLLGRHAAQSNLDERGFSTYLNDQRGGVLSALSSLPGNLGNLFPGLGLGTTTLTDRVSPTAHPAADGPGTAISPTSPAAPGQAVGTSEPARRTPARWPWLLLLVLGLAALWYFTRSCNRNPQSTTLAVPDTTTTEPAPAPAPPAPTGQLDEATGNYIYEVGAPTELRLPDGTVLNVGANSVEVRLYQFLSDASQTVSADNTQGWLSLDRVYFDTGKATLTPESQAQLRNIMLILQAFPSATIKLGGYTDNVGPAEPNLLLSADRANAARKALLDNGLDPLRVQAEGYGQEHPVASNDTPEGRAQNRRVDVRVTRK; encoded by the coding sequence ATGGATACCATTTCCTTTCTCTACTCCAACCCACTCTCGATGAGCCAGAACCTACTTGACCTCGTGCAGAACTATTTCGGGGGCGACACCACGCGCCAGGTGAGCACTGCCTTAGGCGAAAATGAAAGCAGCATTGGGGCAGCTCTGCGCAGCGGGGTGCCCCTGGTGCTGGGGGCCCTGTTTACCAGAGCCCAGCAGCCCGGCGGCACCGCCGACCTGCTGCACCTGGCCCGGCAGGCTCACGGCAGCAACCTGCTGGGCAACCTAAGCAGCCTGCTGGGCGGCACAGCCGCGGCAGGCACCGCAGCCCAGGCCGTCGATAAAGATTTGCTGAGCCGGGGCACCGAGCTGCTGCGCTCCGGGCTGGGCCTGCATTATGCGCCGGCCGTGGAGGAGGTCAGCCAGGCGGCCGGGGTGCGGCCGGCTACCACCAGCAGCCTGCTGAGCATGGCCGTGCCCGTGGTGCTGGGACTGCTGGGCCGCCACGCTGCCCAGAGCAACCTCGACGAGCGGGGCTTCAGCACCTACCTCAACGACCAGCGCGGCGGCGTGCTGAGTGCCCTGAGTAGCCTGCCGGGCAACCTGGGCAATCTGTTTCCGGGGCTGGGGCTGGGCACCACTACCCTCACCGATAGGGTAAGCCCCACGGCTCACCCTGCTGCCGATGGGCCGGGTACTGCCATCAGTCCCACGAGCCCCGCGGCGCCCGGGCAGGCAGTAGGCACTTCTGAGCCAGCGCGCCGTACGCCGGCCCGCTGGCCCTGGCTGCTGCTGTTGGTGCTGGGCCTAGCGGCGCTGTGGTATTTTACGCGCAGCTGCAACCGGAACCCCCAGTCTACTACGCTGGCCGTGCCGGACACCACTACGACCGAGCCCGCCCCGGCTCCCGCGCCGCCTGCCCCCACCGGCCAACTGGACGAAGCCACCGGCAACTACATCTACGAAGTGGGCGCCCCCACCGAGCTGCGCCTTCCCGATGGCACCGTGCTCAACGTGGGAGCCAACTCCGTGGAAGTGCGCCTGTATCAATTCCTCAGCGACGCCAGCCAGACCGTCAGCGCCGACAACACCCAGGGCTGGCTAAGCCTCGACCGGGTGTATTTCGACACGGGCAAGGCCACGCTCACGCCGGAGTCGCAGGCCCAGCTGCGCAACATCATGCTGATTCTCCAGGCCTTTCCCAGCGCCACCATCAAGCTCGGCGGCTACACCGATAACGTGGGTCCGGCCGAGCCTAACCTGCTCCTCAGCGCCGACCGGGCCAACGCCGCCCGCAAAGCCCTGCTGGACAACGGCCTCGACCCGCTGCGGGTGCAGGCCGAGGGCTATGGCCAGGAGCACCCCGTTGCCAGCAATGACACCCCCGAAGGCCGCGCCCAAAACCGCCGCGTCGATGTGCGGGTAACGCGCAAGTAG
- a CDS encoding response regulator, which yields METATRVLLYEDNADLRTSLSQLLSQAPGLTLAGALGNCTRVEEDLIRLRPDVVLMDIDMPGANGIEGLRRIKAVAPQVQVVMLTVFEENDRVFQAVCAGADGYLLKKTPPAKILDAVAEVRAGGAPMTPGIARQVLRLFPRPAARPSADELSTALSAREQEILGLLVEGYSYKMIAADRSISLDTVRSHIKKIYEKLHVRSMTEAVSKALRQGLA from the coding sequence ATGGAAACTGCTACGCGCGTGCTGCTCTACGAAGACAATGCCGACCTGCGCACCAGCCTAAGCCAGCTGCTGAGCCAAGCGCCGGGCCTGACGCTGGCCGGGGCGCTGGGCAACTGCACCCGCGTGGAGGAGGACCTGATCCGCCTGCGCCCCGACGTGGTGCTCATGGACATCGACATGCCCGGCGCCAACGGTATCGAGGGGCTGCGCCGCATCAAGGCCGTGGCCCCGCAGGTGCAGGTGGTGATGCTGACGGTGTTCGAGGAAAACGACCGGGTGTTCCAGGCCGTGTGCGCCGGCGCTGATGGCTACCTGCTCAAGAAAACCCCGCCCGCCAAAATTCTGGACGCCGTGGCCGAGGTGCGGGCCGGTGGCGCCCCCATGACGCCCGGCATTGCGCGCCAGGTGCTGCGCCTGTTTCCGCGCCCCGCCGCCCGCCCATCCGCCGATGAGCTGTCGACGGCCCTGAGTGCCCGCGAGCAGGAAATTCTGGGCTTGCTGGTGGAAGGCTACAGCTACAAGATGATTGCCGCCGACCGGAGCATTTCTCTCGATACCGTCCGCTCCCACATCAAAAAAATCTACGAGAAGCTCCACGTCCGCTCCATGACCGAAGCCGTCAGCAAAGCCCTGCGCCAAGGGCTGGCGTGA